The Strigops habroptila isolate Jane chromosome 8, bStrHab1.2.pri, whole genome shotgun sequence genome includes a window with the following:
- the LAMC2 gene encoding laminin subunit gamma-2: LVGAAGAEGWRGVHESGSPAQLQWSPRHQDAFIPARRSEPTYFMAPAKFLGNQQLSYGQTLSFDYRLDRGGRQPSPYDVVLEGDGLRITAPFLPQGKVLPCGVSQTYTFRLDEHPSSKWSPRLNHFEYRRLLGNLTALWIRATFGEYSTGYLDNVTLVSAQPSAGVPAPWVEHCKCPAGYRGQFCERCAPGYHRDAPSQGPFSICVPCNCHGGGICDPDTGECYSGDENVANSVSCPFGFYQDPQQLHSCRACPCGNGQGCSLVPGGEEVVCDSCPPGAAGASCEYCADGYFGDPAASRPCQLCQCNGNVEPNAVGNCDRQTGECLKCIYNTAGFYCDRCKDGFFGNPLAPDPADKCRACTCDSAGAEPLKCRSDGSCICKPGFEGPNCEESECPACYGQVKAQMDLYLQQLAELELLFSEVQAGGGTESHELEGRMQLAEEMLRNILAEALTLQASDRSLESRVVRMKGQGSSSQNRLDEIKATVERLRSLGSQYERQVQDTRQLLERARLGLDRSAAALRQVTIPTSNLPGGSNQFLMLAQEALRLANSHAQAANTIEQAVKAAQEDARQALELVRTAAGGEAASAGSLQGLRGKYEDLKSLAGGLKADADGMASEADKAYQGSLVLLSSLSRLTKTDIGSFEGEATRLKQDASALLNLVDTYMAQYRQLQSRTGRWEEEIKQLLRRGEGKRAMLTQLLSRANLARSTALQAVSAGNATFYEVEQILKSLREFNLQAADKRREAEDAMRRLPVISSMVTSAREKTDRAESILGSAASESKAASSAAAEAKEITMGIQQDITRLKVEANKTADGVLALEKAVAALRREAKEADGEFERKLLEVEADAAVIQETAQEAQRVHAKAGRAGVVVQETLSALEELLHLMNQPGAVDEDGLKQLEMNFSKAKTRSNQLKDKMLELEQTATLQKARVQTLESSIDEILADIKNLEDIQRNLPPGCYNTKAIELP, from the exons CTTGTTGGTGCTGCAGGTGCTGAAGGCTGGCGAGGTGTCCATGAAAGCGgctccccagcccagctccagtgGTCCCCACGTCATCAGGATGCCTTCATACCAGCAAGGAGATCGGAACCAACATACTTCATGGCGCCCG caAAATTCCTTGGGAACCAGCAGCTGAGCTACGGCCAGACACTCTCCTTTGATTACCGTCTGGACCGAGGGGGACGCCAGCCATCTCCTTACGATGTGGTCCTGGAAGGAGATGGCCTGAGAATCACTGCCCCCTTCTTGCCCCAGGGGAAGGTTCTGCCCTGTGGTGTCAGCCAAACATACACATTCAG GTTGGATGAGCACCCAAGCAGCAAGTGGAGCCCAAGGCTGAATCACTTTGAATATCGCAGGCTGCTGGGGAACCTGACAGCTCTCTGGATCCGAGCCACCTTTGGGGAGTACA GCACTGGCTACCTTGACAACGTCACCCTGGTGTCAGCACAACCCAGTGCCGGAGTCCCTGCTCCCTGGGTGGAGCACTGCAAGTGCCCGGCGGGATACCGGGGGCAGTTCTGCGAGAGGTGTGCCCCTGGCTACCACAGAGATGCCCCCAGCCAGGGGCCCTTCAGCATCTGTGTGCCATGCAATTGCCACGGGGGAGGAATTTGTGATCCTGACACTG gTGAATGCTACTCGGGAGATGAAAACGTGGCCAACAGTGTCAGCTGTCCCTTTGGCTTCTACCAAGACCCgcagcagctgcacagctgCAGGGCATGCCCCTGTGGCAATGGCCAAGGCTGCTCACTGGTGCCAGGCGGTGAGGAGGTTGTCTGTGACAGCTGccctcctggagctgctg GGGCCAGCTGTGAGTACTGTGCTGACGGCTATTTTGGAGACCCAGCAGCTTCCCGGCCCTGCCAGCTGTGCCAGTGCAACGGCAACGTGGAGCCCAATGCCGTGGGGAACTGCGATCGCCAGACGGGCGAGTGCCTCAAGTGCATCTACAACACCGCTGGCTTCTATTGCGACCGCTGCAAAGACGGCTTCTTTGGGAACCCCCTGGCCCCCGATCCTGCTGACAAGTGCAGAG CCTGCACCTGTGactctgctggtgctgagcccctGAAGTGCAGGAGTGATGGGAGCTGCATCTGCAAGCCTGGCTTCGAGGGTCCCAACTGTGAAGAGAGTGAGTGCCCGGCTTGCTACGGCCAGGTGAAAGCCCAG ATGGACCTGtacctgcagcagctggcagagctggagctgctgttctCAGAGGTACAAGCTGGTGGTGGGACTGAGAGCCATGAGCTGGAGGGGAGGATGCAGCtggcagaggagatgctgcGGAACATCCTCGCAGAAGCCCTCACCCTGCAAG CTTCTGACAGGTCTCTGGAAAGCCGTGTGGTCAGGATGAAGGGGCAAGGGTCCAGTTCCCAGAACCGCTTGGATGAGATCAAGGCAACGGTGGAGAGGCTGAGGTCCCTTGGGAGTCAGTATGAGAGGCAGGTGCAGGACACTcggcagctgctggagagagcCAGGCTGGGCCTGGACCGCAGTGCAGCCGCTCTGCGTCAGGTG ACCATTCCCACTTCAAACCTTCCCGGGGGCTCGAATCAGTTCTTGATGCTGGCCCAGGAGGCTCTGAGACTGGCCAACAG CCATGCACAAGCCGCCAACACCATTGAGCAAGCTGTGAAGGCGGCACAGGAGGACGCACGGCAGGCGCTGGAGCTGGTGCGCACGGCTGCTGGTGGAGAGGCGGCCTCCGCAGGCTCCCTGCAAGGGCTGCGAGGGAA GTATGAGGACCTGAAGTCGCTGGCTGGAGGCCTGAAAGCTGATGCTGATGGGATGGCCTCTGAGGCAGACAAGGCTTATCAGGGCAGCCTGGTGCTCCTCAGCTCCCTGTCCCGCCTGACAAAGACCGACATCGGGTCCTTTGAG GGGGAGGCAACCCGGCTGAAGCAGGATGCCAGTGCTCTCCTTAACCTGGTGGACACCTACATGGCACAGtacaggcagctgcagagccgCACAGGGCGCTGGGAGGAAGAAATCAAGCAGCTGCTGCGAAGGGGAGAGGGCAAGAGAGCG ATGCTGACGCAGCTGCTCTCCCGAGCCAACCTCGCcaggagcacagccctgcaagCTGTGAGCGCTGGCAATGCCACTTTCTATGAGGTGGAACAGATCCTGAAGAGCCTCCGGG AGTTTAACCTGCAAGCAGCGGACAAGAGAAGGGAAGCTGAAGATGCCATGAGGAGGCTACCGGTTATCAGCAGCATGGTCACAAGTGCCAGGGAGAAGACAGACCGAGCTGAATCAATCCTGGGCAGCGCTGCTTCTGAATCCAAGGCGGCCAGCAGCGCAGCAGCGGAAGCGAAGGAGATCACCATGGGGATCCAGCAG GATATTACTCGGCTGAAGGTGGAAGCCAACAAGACAGCTGATGGTGTCCTTGCTCTGGAGAAGGCAGTGGCCGCTTTGCGGCGTGAGGCCAAGGAAGCGGATGGTGAATTTGAGAGGAAGCTCTTGGAGGTTGAGGCGGATGCTGCTGTGATACAGGAG ACAGCTCAGGAAGCTCAGAGGGTCCATGCCAAGGCTGGCCGGGCAGGGGTGGTCGTGCAGGAGACGTTGAGTGccctggaagagctgctgcatctAATGA ACCAGCCTGGTGCTGTGGATGAGGATGGCCTGAAGCAGCTCGAGATGAATTTTagcaaagccaaaaccagaagcaaCCAGCTGAAGGACAAGATGTTGGAGCTGGAGCAGACAGCCACATTGCAGAAGGCTCGGGTGCAGACGCTGGAGAGCAGCATTGATGAGATCCTGGCAGATATTAAGAACCTGGAGGATATCCAGAGAAATCTTCCTCCAGGCTGCTACAACACAAAAGCCATCGAATTGCCGTGA